From one Streptomyces sp. Q6 genomic stretch:
- a CDS encoding alpha-galactosidase — protein sequence MSQVSSVAFDAASRTFLLTTPASSYALRIGADDVPHHLHWGAPLTLGQAASLPVHDGVTSSFASTSGEELGVEGGARFGVPSLLVRYATGARGVEWEYEGHELGGEQLWVRLRDRHYPLSCTLHYRVHQDSDVIERSLTLRHLGTGDHADDPIDVLRCDAAAWSVPAASGVRLSHTVGQWSGETQLRRTEAPYAETVFTSRRGISGHFGNPWLMVDAGDADETAGDVWSMVLAWSGSWRIAAHRDHTGGPLTVTGGAGHDGLTWRLTPGEQHQTPVFAGQFSTGGFGATSRGWHAYITAHVLPRPDEPRPVVYNSWEATGWNVTREGQLALAERAARLGAELFVVDDGWFGARTDDRAGLGDWHPSPERFPDGLAPLVEEIRALGMRFGLWVEPEMTNPDSDLYRTHPDWVLHMPHRRRTRLRNQLVLNFARPDVSAWAYQWLDQLVSTYAIDFLKWDMNRAFTEAGWPGHPDGERLWTDHTRGVYAVIDRLRRTHPALRIEGCAGGGGRADLGMLARTDQTWISDNTDATDRIHIQHGYSQIYPARTMSAWATDSPNPHTGRAAPLAHRFHIAMAGALGIGGDLSRWTEAELTEAQGLVALYKEIRPVVQFGRQYRLDDAVQYERDGRVVVIAWGHDRDLRLAGLSPAEVYADEETGTEHRAADLLTHGWPLRLDAHGRASSVVRLVRR from the coding sequence ATGTCACAGGTGTCCTCGGTGGCCTTCGACGCCGCCAGCCGCACGTTCCTGCTCACCACCCCCGCCTCGTCCTACGCCCTGCGCATCGGCGCCGACGACGTCCCCCACCATCTGCACTGGGGGGCTCCACTCACACTCGGCCAGGCAGCCAGTCTTCCGGTGCACGACGGCGTCACCAGCAGTTTCGCGTCGACCAGCGGTGAGGAACTGGGAGTTGAGGGCGGGGCGCGGTTCGGTGTGCCGTCGCTCCTCGTGCGGTACGCGACCGGCGCACGCGGCGTCGAATGGGAGTACGAGGGCCACGAGCTCGGCGGCGAACAGCTGTGGGTGCGGCTGCGGGACCGCCACTACCCGCTCAGCTGCACCCTCCACTACCGCGTCCACCAGGACAGCGACGTCATCGAACGCTCCCTGACCTTGCGCCACTTGGGGACGGGCGACCACGCCGACGACCCGATCGACGTGCTGCGCTGCGACGCCGCCGCCTGGTCCGTGCCCGCCGCGTCCGGGGTGCGTCTGAGCCACACCGTCGGCCAGTGGTCGGGCGAGACGCAACTGCGCCGCACCGAAGCCCCTTACGCCGAGACGGTCTTCACCAGTCGGCGCGGCATCTCCGGGCACTTCGGCAACCCGTGGCTGATGGTCGACGCGGGCGACGCGGACGAGACGGCCGGCGACGTGTGGAGCATGGTCCTCGCCTGGTCCGGAAGCTGGCGGATCGCCGCGCACCGCGACCACACGGGGGGCCCGCTCACGGTGACCGGCGGCGCCGGGCACGACGGGCTCACGTGGCGTCTCACGCCCGGCGAGCAGCATCAAACCCCTGTCTTCGCGGGCCAGTTCAGCACAGGCGGCTTCGGTGCGACCAGTCGCGGCTGGCACGCGTACATCACCGCGCATGTGCTGCCCCGCCCCGACGAACCACGTCCCGTCGTCTACAACAGCTGGGAGGCGACCGGCTGGAACGTCACCCGGGAGGGTCAGCTGGCGCTCGCCGAGCGCGCCGCGCGCCTCGGTGCCGAGTTGTTCGTCGTCGACGACGGCTGGTTCGGAGCGCGCACCGACGACCGGGCGGGACTCGGCGACTGGCACCCCTCACCCGAGCGGTTCCCGGACGGACTCGCCCCGCTCGTCGAGGAGATCCGCGCCTTGGGTATGCGGTTCGGGCTGTGGGTGGAACCGGAGATGACCAACCCTGACAGCGATCTGTACCGCACCCACCCCGACTGGGTGCTCCACATGCCGCACCGCCGCCGCACCCGACTCCGCAACCAGTTGGTCCTCAACTTCGCCCGCCCAGACGTTTCCGCATGGGCGTACCAGTGGCTCGACCAGCTCGTGTCGACGTACGCCATCGACTTCCTCAAGTGGGACATGAATCGTGCGTTCACAGAGGCCGGCTGGCCGGGCCACCCCGACGGCGAACGCCTGTGGACCGACCACACACGCGGCGTGTACGCGGTCATCGACCGGCTGCGCCGAACCCACCCGGCCCTGCGCATCGAGGGCTGCGCGGGGGGTGGCGGCCGCGCGGACCTGGGCATGCTCGCCCGCACCGACCAGACCTGGATCTCGGACAACACCGACGCCACCGACCGCATCCACATCCAGCACGGCTACAGCCAGATCTACCCGGCACGCACGATGTCGGCCTGGGCCACCGACAGCCCCAACCCGCACACCGGGCGCGCGGCACCCCTCGCCCACCGCTTCCACATCGCCATGGCCGGCGCGCTCGGCATCGGCGGCGACCTCTCGCGCTGGACCGAGGCCGAACTCACCGAGGCTCAGGGTCTGGTGGCCCTCTACAAGGAGATCCGCCCGGTGGTGCAGTTCGGCCGGCAGTACCGCCTCGACGACGCCGTTCAGTACGAACGGGACGGCCGCGTCGTGGTCATCGCCTGGGGCCACGACCGCGATCTGCGCCTGGCCGGCCTCTCCCCCGCCGAGGTCTACGCGGACGAGGAGACGGGCACGGAGCACCGCGCGGCGGACCTCCTCACCCACGGGTGGCCCCTGCGCCTCGACGCGCACGGCCGGGCGAGTTCCGTGGTTCGGCTGGTGAGGCGGTGA
- a CDS encoding sugar ABC transporter substrate-binding protein, translating to MSAHSALSRRGLLGTSLLFVAGSVVACSSNPQEAAQAKGAKITLTQWYHQYGEEGTQAAVKRYAEQYTKAHPDVAVNVVWGADTSQYETKLNAALLGADAPDLFELGDFRAEMARKGQLEPLDDVYGAAKDGFNRADLDYLTVDGKLYGIKTIDDVMVLYYRKSLLKKAGVTPPTTFTELVDAAKELTSGDVKGLFIGNDGIGDSPYLLAWSQGKDLIDGKKVVYADAARSIGGLHDLHADKSVLLGFTTDWYDAGAFTQGAAAMQWCGLWALPTIEKALGDDFGVMPWPAYDTTGRPVARLGGWTQAVNAKSRYKDEAKKYLRWLWIQQADLQIDWAVKYGFHVPPQTHVAARTPELAKGAAKDAVTIGTKNGISFPAEWTQAMQAGFIAAAADIAKGAAPAKTLEKAQSKAQSDLDKQMG from the coding sequence ATGTCTGCCCACTCCGCCCTGTCCCGCCGAGGACTCCTCGGTACGTCCCTGCTGTTCGTCGCCGGTTCCGTCGTCGCCTGCTCCAGCAACCCACAGGAGGCCGCACAGGCCAAGGGCGCGAAGATCACCCTCACGCAGTGGTACCACCAGTACGGGGAGGAGGGGACCCAGGCCGCGGTCAAGCGGTACGCCGAGCAGTACACCAAGGCCCACCCGGACGTCGCCGTCAACGTCGTCTGGGGTGCCGACACGTCCCAGTACGAGACCAAGCTGAACGCCGCACTGCTCGGGGCCGACGCCCCCGACCTCTTCGAACTCGGCGACTTCCGGGCCGAGATGGCCCGCAAAGGGCAACTCGAACCGCTCGACGACGTCTACGGCGCGGCCAAGGACGGCTTCAACCGGGCCGACCTCGACTACCTGACCGTCGACGGAAAGCTCTACGGCATCAAAACCATCGACGACGTCATGGTGCTCTACTACCGCAAGTCGCTGCTGAAGAAGGCGGGTGTCACCCCGCCCACCACGTTCACCGAACTCGTCGACGCAGCCAAGGAGTTGACGTCCGGCGACGTCAAAGGCCTGTTCATAGGCAATGACGGCATCGGCGACAGCCCCTACCTGCTCGCCTGGTCGCAGGGCAAGGACCTGATCGACGGGAAGAAGGTCGTCTACGCCGACGCCGCCCGGTCCATCGGCGGCCTGCACGACCTGCACGCCGACAAATCGGTCCTGCTCGGCTTCACCACCGACTGGTACGACGCCGGCGCGTTCACCCAGGGCGCCGCCGCCATGCAGTGGTGCGGCCTGTGGGCCCTGCCCACCATCGAGAAGGCGCTCGGCGACGACTTCGGCGTCATGCCCTGGCCCGCCTACGACACCACCGGCAGACCTGTCGCCCGCCTCGGCGGCTGGACCCAGGCCGTGAACGCGAAGAGCAGGTACAAGGACGAGGCCAAGAAGTACCTCCGGTGGCTGTGGATCCAGCAGGCCGACCTCCAGATCGACTGGGCCGTCAAGTACGGCTTCCACGTACCGCCGCAGACCCACGTCGCCGCGAGAACACCTGAGTTGGCGAAGGGAGCGGCCAAGGACGCCGTCACCATCGGCACCAAGAACGGCATCTCCTTCCCGGCCGAATGGACCCAGGCCATGCAGGCCGGGTTCATCGCCGCCGCCGCCGACATAGCCAAGGGCGCGGCACCCGCGAAGACCCTGGAGAAGGCCCAGTCCAAGGCCCAGTCGGACCTCGACAAGCAGATGGGCTGA
- a CDS encoding ROK family protein, whose amino-acid sequence MLLNRAVLLASPAANTVFTTVLTRGPVARPEIARITGLSSAAVTKAAKPMIEAGYLEELTRAERTVEGAGRPAHPLAVCADREFFVGVKVTADELIGVVTDLRAQVRAAHRVPVTDRGVDQVVAGIAALVREVSAAYSGRTHHIGVSVSGDVDRAGGRVRYSPFLGWRDVPLAELVGRATGSTVTVENDVKALTVAEQWFGEGVGTDSFALATVGVGIGCGLVVNGRLVAGGYGVAGEIGHIPVAAGDGPACHCGGRGCVEAIASEEAIVTRARRAADDPHLDMAGAIDRAHGGDAAVRAVFAEAGQAIGLGLAAMVNLMGPERVVVSGEGLAAYDLFEEQIRAAFTAQAFGAAARCPLVVRPLPWEEWARGAAAVGIQSLFTA is encoded by the coding sequence ATGTTGCTGAACCGAGCAGTGCTGCTCGCGTCTCCTGCGGCCAACACGGTGTTCACCACGGTGCTCACCCGTGGACCGGTGGCCCGCCCGGAGATCGCCCGGATCACCGGGCTGTCCTCGGCCGCCGTCACCAAGGCGGCCAAGCCGATGATCGAGGCCGGCTACCTGGAGGAACTGACGCGGGCGGAGCGGACCGTGGAGGGGGCCGGGCGCCCGGCCCACCCCCTCGCGGTCTGCGCGGATCGCGAGTTCTTCGTCGGAGTGAAGGTCACCGCGGACGAACTCATCGGCGTCGTCACCGACTTGAGGGCGCAGGTCCGCGCCGCCCACCGGGTGCCCGTGACCGATCGCGGCGTCGACCAGGTCGTGGCCGGCATCGCCGCGCTCGTACGGGAGGTGTCCGCCGCATACAGCGGACGCACCCACCACATCGGGGTGTCCGTGTCCGGTGACGTCGACCGGGCGGGCGGCCGGGTGCGCTACTCGCCCTTCCTGGGCTGGCGCGACGTCCCGCTCGCCGAACTCGTCGGCCGGGCGACCGGATCGACGGTGACGGTCGAGAACGACGTCAAGGCGCTGACCGTCGCCGAGCAATGGTTCGGCGAAGGCGTGGGCACGGACTCCTTCGCTCTGGCCACCGTCGGCGTCGGCATCGGCTGCGGCCTGGTGGTCAACGGTCGCCTGGTGGCGGGCGGTTACGGGGTGGCGGGGGAGATCGGGCACATTCCGGTGGCCGCCGGTGACGGACCCGCGTGCCACTGCGGCGGGCGGGGCTGCGTCGAGGCCATCGCCTCCGAGGAAGCCATCGTCACCCGCGCTCGCCGGGCGGCGGACGATCCGCACCTCGACATGGCCGGGGCCATCGACCGTGCCCACGGCGGGGACGCGGCCGTGCGTGCCGTGTTCGCCGAGGCGGGTCAGGCGATCGGCCTCGGCCTCGCCGCCATGGTCAACCTCATGGGTCCCGAACGCGTCGTCGTCTCCGGCGAGGGCCTGGCCGCGTACGACCTCTTCGAAGAACAGATCCGGGCCGCCTTCACCGCGCAGGCGTTCGGTGCCGCTGCCCGCTGCCCGCTCGTCGTGCGCCCGCTGCCCTGGGAGGAATGGGCGCGCGGCGCGGCCGCCGTCGGCATCCAGTCCCTCTTCACCGCCTGA
- a CDS encoding carbohydrate ABC transporter permease: MNRYRGTLAGSLATYTILCLLAVVFLVPFYVLLRNAFMTTPEITATDWHWLPSALRGDNFTALFDNPERPFGRSLVNSLVIAVITAPVSTLLASMAGYALARIAVPGRGVVLALIVGTLMIPQAVTFLPTFVVVGSMGGVNTMWGLLAPGLFNAFAVVLFRSFYVSFPAEIEEAGRLDGLSHLGVYGRIILPNSLTMIASLGALSFIEAWNSFLWPLMIGQDPNSWTVQIALSSFLTSQTVDLPELFAGTAVAILPLVVMFLVAQRHIVQGIAMSGLKS, encoded by the coding sequence ATGAACCGATACCGAGGCACGCTCGCCGGATCCCTCGCCACGTACACGATCCTGTGTCTGCTGGCCGTGGTCTTCCTCGTCCCGTTCTACGTCCTGCTGCGCAACGCCTTCATGACGACGCCCGAGATCACCGCCACCGACTGGCACTGGCTGCCCTCGGCCCTGCGCGGGGACAACTTCACCGCTCTGTTCGACAACCCGGAGCGCCCCTTCGGCCGCTCGCTCGTCAACTCGCTCGTGATCGCCGTCATCACGGCGCCCGTGTCCACCCTGCTCGCCTCCATGGCCGGGTACGCCCTGGCCCGGATCGCCGTCCCGGGGCGCGGCGTCGTCCTCGCGCTCATCGTCGGCACCCTGATGATCCCGCAGGCCGTGACGTTCCTGCCGACGTTCGTGGTGGTCGGCTCCATGGGCGGCGTCAACACCATGTGGGGGCTGCTCGCCCCCGGCCTGTTCAACGCCTTCGCCGTCGTGCTCTTCCGCAGCTTCTACGTGTCCTTCCCCGCCGAGATCGAAGAGGCGGGCCGGCTCGACGGGCTCAGCCACCTCGGCGTCTACGGGCGGATCATTCTGCCGAACTCGCTCACGATGATCGCCTCGCTGGGGGCCCTCTCCTTCATCGAGGCGTGGAACTCCTTCCTGTGGCCGCTCATGATCGGCCAGGACCCGAACAGCTGGACCGTACAGATCGCCCTCTCCAGCTTCCTGACGTCGCAGACCGTCGATCTGCCCGAGTTGTTCGCCGGCACGGCCGTCGCGATCCTCCCGCTCGTGGTGATGTTCCTGGTCGCGCAGCGCCACATCGTCCAGGGCATCGCGATGTCCGGCCTGAAGTCGTAA
- a CDS encoding glycosyl hydrolase family 95 catalytic domain-containing protein: MSTGPSRRTALGLGAALALSTVPAFTAHAAPGRPTTSPLVPADEATTLWYPEPADEDLLIEQGLPLGNGRLGALVGGDPAREILHVTDASLWTGGANDTLDSDGQFPYGRDDFGSMTLLTRAILSLPGHDRAAVSGYRRTLDLSNGLVTTTYTKDKVRHVREMFVSAPDDALVIRLRQAGGAPLTGSLVLSGTHGETTTADTVRHLASFVGTFGNDLRYAAAVTAAATGGTVSASGSRVTFTGCSEVVIVLSGGTDYAPDHATGYRDPDADPLRLAQAKVLAASASAGETLRDTHVADYRSRYDRFSLDLGASTGRQRRLDTWSRLAARAADKATPDPELEASYLHFGRYLALCGSRDSLPMGLQGLWLEGNTPDWMGDYHTDINIQMNYWLPDRAGIEDAFDAFADYCLAQLPAWSKVTQEQFNDPRNRFRNTSGKVAGWTVAISTNPYGGGGWWWHPAGNAWLCASLFEHYEFTQDTAYLARIHPLLKGACAFWEARLLTITVDGHEVLVDDHDWSPEHGPQDARGITYTQELLWSLFGQYEQACRILGRDSEHAAAIGELRKRLYLPRVSATSGWLEEWMSEDNLGETTHRHLSPLVGLFPGDRIRPDAGDPATLKGATALLTARGMESYGWACAWRAACWARLKDAEKAYQLLLTNLRPWAGADTGTAMNFFDMYRVSDTRAIFQIDANLGTPAAMLEMLLYSRPGHIELLPALPEAWAASGSLKGAGARGGFTVDMTWEQGRVRRATLHSTGGRTTTVTAGGRTTTVTLRPGQSAELNALVG; this comes from the coding sequence ATGAGCACCGGACCGTCCCGCCGCACCGCCCTCGGCCTCGGCGCCGCCCTCGCCCTGAGCACCGTGCCCGCCTTCACCGCCCACGCCGCACCCGGCCGCCCCACCACCTCCCCGCTCGTCCCCGCCGACGAGGCGACCACCCTGTGGTACCCCGAGCCCGCTGACGAGGACCTCCTCATCGAACAGGGCCTGCCGCTGGGCAACGGCCGCCTCGGCGCCCTCGTCGGCGGCGACCCCGCCCGTGAGATCCTCCACGTCACCGACGCCTCGCTGTGGACGGGCGGCGCCAACGACACACTCGACAGCGACGGCCAGTTCCCCTACGGACGCGACGACTTCGGCAGCATGACGCTGCTCACCCGCGCCATCCTGAGCCTGCCCGGCCACGACCGCGCGGCCGTCAGCGGCTACCGGCGCACCCTCGACCTGAGCAACGGCCTGGTCACCACCACGTACACCAAGGACAAGGTCCGCCACGTCCGGGAGATGTTCGTCAGCGCCCCCGACGACGCCCTTGTCATCAGGCTCCGCCAGGCCGGCGGCGCCCCTCTCACCGGCAGCCTCGTCCTGTCCGGCACCCACGGCGAGACCACCACCGCGGACACCGTCCGCCACCTCGCCTCCTTCGTCGGCACCTTCGGCAACGACCTGCGCTACGCGGCCGCTGTCACCGCCGCCGCGACGGGCGGCACGGTGAGCGCCTCCGGCTCCCGCGTCACGTTCACCGGATGCTCCGAGGTCGTCATCGTGCTCAGTGGCGGCACCGACTACGCGCCCGACCACGCCACCGGCTACCGCGACCCGGACGCCGACCCACTGCGCCTGGCCCAGGCCAAGGTCCTGGCCGCGAGCGCCAGTGCGGGCGAGACCCTGCGCGACACACACGTCGCCGACTACCGCTCCCGCTACGACCGGTTCAGCCTCGACCTGGGCGCCTCCACCGGCCGCCAGCGCCGACTCGACACCTGGTCCCGGCTGGCCGCCCGAGCCGCCGACAAGGCCACCCCCGACCCCGAACTGGAGGCCAGTTACCTGCACTTCGGGCGCTATCTGGCCCTGTGCGGCTCCCGCGACAGCCTCCCCATGGGCCTGCAAGGGCTGTGGCTGGAGGGCAACACGCCGGACTGGATGGGCGACTACCACACCGACATCAACATCCAGATGAACTACTGGCTCCCCGACCGGGCCGGCATCGAGGACGCCTTCGACGCCTTCGCCGACTACTGCCTCGCCCAACTGCCCGCCTGGAGCAAGGTCACCCAAGAACAGTTCAACGACCCGCGCAACCGCTTCCGCAACACCTCGGGCAAGGTCGCCGGATGGACCGTCGCCATCTCCACCAACCCTTACGGAGGCGGCGGCTGGTGGTGGCACCCCGCCGGCAACGCCTGGCTGTGCGCATCCCTTTTCGAGCACTACGAGTTCACCCAGGACACCGCCTACCTCGCCCGCATCCACCCCCTCCTCAAAGGCGCCTGCGCCTTCTGGGAAGCACGGCTGCTCACCATCACGGTCGACGGCCACGAGGTCCTCGTCGACGACCACGACTGGTCACCCGAGCACGGACCGCAGGACGCGCGCGGCATCACCTACACCCAAGAACTCCTGTGGTCCCTCTTCGGCCAGTACGAACAGGCGTGCCGCATCCTCGGACGGGACAGCGAACACGCAGCCGCCATAGGGGAGTTGCGGAAGCGCCTCTACCTTCCGCGGGTCAGCGCGACGTCCGGCTGGCTGGAGGAGTGGATGAGCGAGGACAACCTGGGCGAGACGACCCACCGCCACCTCTCCCCGCTCGTCGGCCTGTTCCCCGGCGACCGGATCCGGCCCGATGCCGGCGACCCCGCCACCCTCAAGGGCGCCACCGCGCTCCTGACCGCGCGCGGCATGGAGAGCTACGGATGGGCATGCGCCTGGCGGGCGGCATGCTGGGCACGCCTGAAGGACGCGGAAAAGGCCTACCAGTTGCTGCTGACGAACCTGCGGCCGTGGGCGGGCGCCGACACCGGCACCGCCATGAACTTCTTCGACATGTACCGGGTCTCCGACACCCGCGCGATCTTCCAGATCGACGCCAACCTCGGCACCCCCGCCGCCATGCTCGAAATGCTCCTCTACTCCCGCCCCGGCCACATCGAACTGCTCCCTGCCCTGCCCGAAGCCTGGGCCGCGTCCGGATCGCTGAAGGGCGCCGGGGCACGCGGCGGCTTCACCGTCGACATGACCTGGGAACAAGGCCGTGTACGCCGGGCGACGCTGCACAGCACCGGCGGCCGCACGACCACGGTCACCGCGGGCGGCCGCACCACCACCGTCACCCTGCGCCCCGGGCAGTCGGCGGAACTGAACGCCCTCGTCGGCTGA
- a CDS encoding glycoside hydrolase family 27 protein, with the protein MRTRTRRAALLAACALPLSLALPSATAEARTPYVKPFMGWSSWSVESSSREGYGTHWLNEGNIKNAADSLSGKLSSAGYKYLNIDAGWNFTYDWTYHSDAHGIPDADKERFPSGMPALADYVHGKGLKFGLYGAAGLEKEVYDKDAPILGTDCTAQDIAVKPLTPTNKWGGSWKIDYANPCAQDYIDSIVARLASWGVDFIKIDGVTKDNVEDIKAWSTAIDHSGRGMWLTASAWPVDIEAADGLTPYANGVRVDTDVECYCDTTSTWTSSVDDRWNDLPRWLDKLDAPHYLPDLDSMPINNNTGSGLQDGIDDTERQSVMTFWSMASSPLYVGGDIWFLDDRAKAILTNPEVIAVDQAAVLPRQIQAGDRQVWTKTVGHDTYLAVYNMGSTAADITVNLADLGLHGPQQLRDLVARKNLGTAKRSWTAPSVPAHGSRLIKLS; encoded by the coding sequence GTGAGAACCCGCACCCGCCGCGCCGCTCTCCTCGCCGCCTGCGCGCTGCCCCTGAGCCTCGCCCTGCCGTCCGCCACCGCCGAGGCGAGAACGCCGTACGTCAAGCCCTTCATGGGCTGGAGCAGCTGGAGCGTGGAGTCCTCCTCGCGTGAGGGCTACGGCACCCACTGGCTGAACGAGGGCAACATCAAGAACGCCGCCGACTCCCTCAGCGGCAAGCTGTCCTCGGCCGGATACAAGTACCTCAACATCGACGCCGGCTGGAACTTCACCTACGACTGGACCTATCACTCCGACGCCCACGGCATCCCCGACGCCGACAAGGAGCGCTTCCCCAGCGGCATGCCCGCCCTGGCCGACTACGTCCACGGCAAGGGCCTCAAGTTCGGACTGTACGGGGCAGCCGGCCTCGAGAAGGAGGTCTATGACAAGGACGCCCCGATCCTCGGCACCGACTGCACGGCGCAGGACATCGCGGTCAAGCCGCTGACCCCCACCAACAAGTGGGGCGGCAGTTGGAAGATCGACTACGCGAACCCCTGCGCCCAGGACTACATCGACTCGATCGTCGCCCGGCTCGCTTCGTGGGGCGTCGACTTCATCAAGATCGACGGCGTGACGAAGGACAACGTCGAGGACATCAAGGCCTGGTCCACGGCCATCGACCACAGCGGCCGCGGGATGTGGCTCACCGCCAGCGCCTGGCCCGTGGACATCGAGGCCGCCGACGGCCTGACGCCGTACGCCAACGGCGTCCGCGTCGACACCGACGTCGAGTGCTACTGCGACACCACCAGCACCTGGACCAGCTCCGTCGACGACCGCTGGAACGACCTGCCCCGGTGGCTCGACAAGCTCGACGCCCCGCACTACCTGCCCGACCTCGACTCCATGCCGATCAACAACAACACCGGCAGCGGCCTCCAGGACGGTATCGACGACACCGAGCGGCAGAGCGTCATGACGTTCTGGTCGATGGCGTCCTCCCCCCTGTACGTCGGCGGGGACATCTGGTTCCTGGACGACCGGGCCAAGGCGATCCTCACCAACCCCGAGGTCATCGCCGTCGATCAGGCGGCCGTGCTGCCGCGGCAGATACAGGCCGGCGACCGGCAGGTGTGGACCAAGACCGTGGGCCATGACACCTACCTGGCCGTGTACAACATGGGTTCCACGGCCGCCGACATCACCGTGAACCTCGCCGACCTCGGCCTGCACGGCCCGCAGCAACTGCGGGACCTCGTCGCCCGCAAGAACCTCGGCACCGCCAAGCGGTCGTGGACGGCACCGTCCGTGCCCGCCCACGGATCCCGGCTGATCAAGCTGTCGTAA
- a CDS encoding sugar ABC transporter permease, protein MTVTGTRPLDQARPAPAATPRRRRLSERQSKALAFAVLTAPMLIGLGVFRYVAIAWSFLLSFSEARRTISLGDWVGLANYRQLLGDERFRDSLTMIVLFTALIVPVTFAASLGLAVLVNRIRRGRAFFRTAFLLPAAVSYVAAAMLWKMALFSGVPSGLANTLGALFGAEATPWIQTTSPPLYWIVLVTLRLWLQVGLYMILFIAGLQSVPPQLYEAAALDGAGPWRTFRSVTFPMLRSTSVAILLLMLIAALQAFDEFYAIFSTGASLGSEPVRTPLMHLYGVALQDQDYGVGSAGAFLLTLLIVLVTLLQGRILGFARNKD, encoded by the coding sequence ATGACCGTCACCGGCACCCGGCCCCTGGACCAGGCCCGCCCGGCACCCGCCGCGACACCGCGGCGCAGACGACTGAGCGAACGGCAGTCCAAGGCCCTCGCGTTCGCCGTGCTGACCGCGCCGATGCTGATCGGCCTGGGCGTCTTCCGCTACGTCGCCATCGCCTGGAGCTTCCTGCTCAGCTTCAGCGAGGCCCGCCGCACCATCTCCCTCGGTGACTGGGTCGGCCTGGCCAACTACCGGCAACTGCTCGGCGACGAACGCTTCCGCGACTCACTGACGATGATCGTGCTGTTCACCGCCCTCATCGTGCCGGTCACCTTCGCCGCCTCTCTGGGACTAGCCGTCCTCGTCAACCGGATCCGGCGCGGCCGGGCCTTCTTCCGCACCGCGTTCCTGCTGCCGGCCGCCGTCAGTTACGTAGCCGCCGCCATGCTCTGGAAGATGGCCCTGTTCAGCGGAGTCCCCTCCGGACTCGCGAACACCCTCGGCGCCCTGTTCGGCGCCGAAGCCACCCCCTGGATCCAGACCACGAGCCCACCCCTGTACTGGATCGTCCTGGTCACACTGCGCCTGTGGCTCCAGGTCGGGCTCTACATGATCCTGTTCATCGCCGGCCTGCAATCCGTCCCACCCCAGTTGTACGAGGCCGCGGCCCTGGACGGCGCGGGCCCCTGGCGTACCTTCCGCAGCGTCACCTTCCCCATGCTGCGCAGCACCTCGGTCGCCATCCTGCTGCTGATGCTCATCGCCGCCCTCCAGGCGTTCGACGAGTTCTACGCGATCTTCTCCACCGGCGCCTCGCTCGGCAGCGAACCCGTGCGCACCCCCCTCATGCACCTGTACGGGGTCGCGCTCCAGGACCAGGACTACGGAGTCGGCTCGGCCGGCGCCTTCCTGCTGACGCTGCTGATCGTGCTGGTCACACTGCTCCAGGGCCGGATCCTCGGATTCGCCCGGAACAAGGACTGA